The DNA sequence CAGTATAGACCACCTTTAGTAACTAAGTAGTTTTAACAAAGCATCTCTTTATGAAAAGAAAGGTATCCCTGGAAATTATGGTGTTGCTCCTCCCAGAACTAAATTATGCCTATGCTCatgggaaaatataaatatataatatatacatattaaactcATTGCACATATGTACATGTTTTTAGGACCAGAGGCCTTTGCAGATGAAGATTTAGATGAAAGAGAGGTCCGGGGAATTGGTAAATTTTTGCACTcagcaaaaaaatttggaaaaggtAAGGTTCTCTCCATTACATCCTCTCTTAAAGGAGCAGGAGAGGTTAAACCATTagtaggtgccaaatgttaggtacccacCAGTGATCATAATCCCTTACCTAATACCCATGGGTACCTCtgagtgagcaccatggagcaattctGTTCCTGCTGAGTTAGTATGAGCAGAAGAAAAAAACCtaaactttaagaaaaaaatagacttttctTAATTTACTGCACAATCACAGGCCATGGGGCCATTAAAGAAGTTGAAGAAGCTGATCACAAGTACACTGGACAAGTGCAGTGTTCTGCTAACAGGatcaccagcctggggtatcagttAAGTGATTGTAATTActgtgggtgcctaacatttggcaggaATGcaacctttccttcacctttaaaccaTTCAAAATGACAAATGCAACAACATCTGAAAGTATACCTACAACATTAACTACAGTTACACATGTAGTCTACCAGGAACATTTGCTGGGATGCTCCAGTTGAGCTTTTCCTGTCTGCCTTCATTTTTGACCAAAGAATGCACATATTTCTTGAGCATAGAAAATAGCACCAATTTTCCTAAATAAACCACCACTTAATTGAATAGGACCATAATTCCTTTCAGTGATGATATTTCTGTCCTAAAGTAGGAAATTAACCAAGAGATTGTACACATCAATAATTTGGTCCAAGGGCCAAGATGGTGGATTGCTTTATTTGCTGGCGGGAAACTAGGGACTTCATGAAGCCCACTGTTTGTAAAAATAGCCCCTCATTTCTTTCTCTTTGCCTCTTTCACAATTGCCTTATAATTTTTATCTTTAGTATTTTATGTGACCACTTATATAGATTGTGTCCAACATAATGCAAATAAGACTACACACAATTTTTAATGGTATGGCAGAGTTATGTTGACATGTAGGGcccatttattatactgtgtatcaTGCTGTGTTAAAATCAGAACCTTTTGAGGACAAAACTGGACTTTTGTATACACATATAAAAAAGTAATGTACATaacaaagggagtgctggtcataATCACAGgttggatatatagtgaataaagtacccctattgtaaaatataagtatataaaagtcacagaggagttccaagaccatataaaaacacgaggttaAAGGCCAAGTGCTTTCATACAGGACAGAGGTAACttctactatccttatattttccaaaaagggatactttatttatgatAATACTTAAGTTTTATGACATtactattcaccgtttataactgatgacatcactattcaccctttcataattgatgacatcactagtcaccgtttataaggagataatttacaagatattcatgacttctgtgtattttatctatctatatatctatatatatatatacacaaaagccatgaatatcttgtaaattatatccttataaacggtgagttctgatgtcatcagttataaatggtgagttctgatgtcatttcttttACATGACtatctgaaatttgtgtattataaataaagtacccccagttgcaaaatatgaggatattagaagttacctcggagttccataacctgtataaaaacactcggccttcggcctcgtgtttttatatggtcatgaaactcctcggtaacttataatatccttatattttacaagagggggtactttattcactgtatatatatatatagtggataatgtaccccctgctgtaatttataaagatattatgtcaccgaggagttatgtgaccatataaaagcacgaggccgaaggccgaatgcttttatacaggtcacataactccgaggagACTACTAATATTATTTAcaaattacagcagggggtacattatacattataatctacagtttgtgGGTGCAGTGTCTTGATTACTAAAGATGTCTGGCTCTGTTCTGCCCTTGCCTGCCACAGGTGATTTCATAGACGAAAGGCCAAGGAAGTAGGACTTAAACTTAAAGCAGGACTGGAGACTGAGGTGGGAGGGAAAGTGTAAGTTGAGAGGGAGGTTATGTAAAAATTGGGAGAGTTGGTAAGCAAGAATGGAGAGAGACCAAATGAGGGGGGAGGGAGACCAGAGAGGGGGCTAGACAGAGCGGACACCAAGAGACAGGGAGTCCACCATAAGACTGTGTCAGTGCCAGGCCTTGGGCAAATTGTGCCCAAGGCAGTGCCAGACGCTTATCACCTGCTCCTGCCCACCCCTCCCCATCTGCAGTGAGTTTTGGAACAGCACCAGAGCAATATTTGGTGAAATGGGAAGGAGCTAGAATCATCCTGTCAGCCAGCACGGACGGACACAGAAAGCAGCATACCTGCAACGCTCCACAGTCCACTCGTCACCCCTTTGATCATTACTCCTCCCCCTCCCCAAGGAATTTCCCCGCTCTAACAAGAAGGGGAGGGGGGATCGGAGCAGACAGGGATGGGCAGGGGGAGCGCCCTGTGCTGTGTGTAAGGTAAAATCTGAGTCTGCGAGTCAGACAGGAATGGGGAAGCGTGTAGGGAGAGCTGCAGGAAGAGATCAGCGGCGGAAGTGATGTTCTATATAAATGGCGCGTTCTGGCGCAAGAActcgctgtttataaggatataatttacagtctggtcatttccctatgggaccagactgtaaattatatctatattttatttataaatttatatatatataaaaatttttctgtttttctcttttcctaGCTTTTGTGGGAGAGATAATGAATTCAAAACGAGATGCAGAAGCAGTAGGTAATTATGCTTTTGGTTTCCCTTCTGGGGTCAAAGTTTAGCAGACAGTTTGTAGCCTCAGGAGACTGTACCACTCTTAAATAAATCTAGCCTTATTCAGAAAAAACACAGAAGGTACATCACAGCATTTCATTTTGTATTGTGCTCAGTATAGACCACATTTAGTAACTAAGTAGTTTCAACAAAGCATCTCTTTATGAAAAGAAAGGTATCCCTGGAAATTATGGTGTTGCTCCTCCCAGAACTAAATTATGCCTATGCTcatgagaaaatataaatatataatatatacatattaaactcATTGCACATATGTACATGTTTTTAGGACCAGAGGCCTTTGCAGATGAAGATTTAGATGAAAGAGAGGTCCGGGGAATTGGTAAATTTTTGCACTcagcaaaaaaatttggaaaaggtAAGGTTCTCTCCATTACATCCTCTCTTAAAGGAGCAGGAGAGGTTAAACCATTagtaggtgccaaatgttaggtacccacCAGTGATCATAATCACTTACCTAATACCCATGGGTACCTCtgagtgagcaccatggagcaattctGTTCCTGCTGAGTTAGTATGAGCAGtaggaaaaaaaccaaaactttAAGCAAAAAATAGACTTTTCTTAATTTACTGCACAATCACAGGCCATGGGGCCATTGAAGAAGTTGAAGAAGCTGATCACAAGTACACTGGGCAAGTGCAGTGTTCTGCTAACAGGatcaccagcctggggtatcagttaagtgattataattactgtgggtgcctaacatttggcaggaatgtaacctttccttcacctttaaaccaTTCAAAATGACAAATGCAACAACATCTGAAAGTATACCTACAACATTAACTACAGTTACACATGTAGTCTACCAGGAACATTTGCTGGGATGCTCCAGTTGAGCTTTTCCTGTCTGCTTTCCCTGTCTGCCTGCACATATTTCTTGAGCATAGAAAATAGCACCAATTTTCCTAAAGAAACCACCACTTAATTGAATAGGACCATAATTCCTTTCAGTGATGATATTTCTGTCCTAAAGTAGGAAATTAACCAAGAGATTGTACACATCAATAATTTGGTCCAAGGGCCAAGATGGTGGATTGCTTTACTTGCTGGCGGGAAACTAGGGACTTCATGAAGCCCACTGTTTGTAAAAATAGCCCCTCATTTCTTTCTCTTTGCCTCTTTCACAATTGCCTTATAATTTTAATCTTTAGTATTTTATGTGACCACTTATATAGATTGTGTCCAACATAATGCAAATAAGACTACACACAATTTTTAATGGTATGGCAGAGTTATGTTTACATGTAGGGcccatttattatactgtgtatcaTGCTGTGTTAAAATTAGAACCTTTTGAAGACAAAACTGGACTTTTGTATACACATATAAAAAAGTAATGTACATaacaaagggagtgctggtcataATCACAGGTTggatacatagtgaataaagtacccctattgtaaaatatacgtATAtaaaagtcacagaggagttccatgaccatataaaaacacgaggttaaaggccaagtgctttcatacaggtcatggaactcagaggtaacttctaatatccttatattttccaaaaagggatactttatttatgatAATACATAAGTTTTATGACATTACTATtacaccgtttataactgatgacatcactattcaccctttcataattgatgacatcactagtcaccgtttataaggagataatttacaagatattcatgacttctgtgtattttatctatctatatatctatatgtgtatatatatatatatatatatacaaaagccatgaatatcttgtaaattatattcttataaacggtgagttttgatgtcatcagttataaatggtgagttctgatgtcatttctgttacatgactatctgaaatttgtgtattataaataaagtacccccagttgcaaaatatgaggatattagaagttaccttggagttccataacctgtataaaaacactcggcctttggcctcgtgtttttatatggtcatgaaactcctcgttaacttataatatccttatattttacaagagggggtactctattcactatatatatatatatagtggataatgtacccactgctgtaatttataaagatattatgtcaccgaggagttatgtgaccatataaaagcacgaggccgaaggccgagtgcttttatacaggtcacataactccgaggtgattactaatatctttacaaattacagcagggggtacattatgcattataatctacagtttgtgGGTGCAGTGTCTTGATTACTAAAGATGTCTGGCTCTGTTCTGCCCTTGCCTGCCACAGGTGATTTCATAGAGGAAAGGCCAAGGAAGTAGGACTTAAACTTAAAGCATGACTGGAGACTGAGGTGGGAGGGAAAGTGTAAGTTGAGAGGGAGGTTATGTAAAAATTGGGAGAGTTGGTAAGCAAGAATGGAGAGAGACCAAATGAGGGGGGAGGGAGACCAGAAAGGGGGCTAGACAGAGCGGACACCAAGAAACAGGGAGTCCACCATAAGACCGTGTCAGTGCCAGGCCTTGGGCAAATTGTGCCCAAGGCAGTTCCAGACTCTTATCACCTGCTCCTGCCCACCCCTCCCCATCTGCAGTGAGTTTTGGAACAGCACCAGAGCAATATCTGGTGAAATGGGAAGGAGCTAGAATCATCCTGTCAGCCAGCACGGACGGACACAGAAAGCAGCATACCTGCAACGCTCCACAGTCCACTCGTCACCCCTTTGATCATTACTCCTCCCCCTCCCCAAGGAATTTCCCCGCTCTAAGAAGAAGGGGGAGGGGGATCGGAGCAGACAGGGATGGACAGGGGGAGCGCCCTGTGCTGTGTGTAAGGTAAAATCTGAGTCTGCGAGTCAGACAGGAAGGGGGAAGCGTGTAGGGAGAGCTGCAGGAAGAGATCAGCGGTGGAAGTGATGTTCTATATAAATGGCGCGTTCTGGCGCAAGAACGCgcggtttataaggatataatttacagtctggtcatttccctatgggaccagactgtaaattatatctatattttatttataaatttagatatatataaaaaaaattctgtttttctcttttcctaGCTTTTGTGGGAGAAATAATGAATTCAAAACGAGATGCAGAAGCAGTAGGTAATTATGCTTTTGGTTTCCCTTCTGGGGTCAAAGTTTAGCAGACAGTTTGTAGCCTCAGGAGACTGTACCACTCTCAAATAAATCTAGCCTTATTCAGAAAAAACACAGAAGGTACATCACAGCATTTCATTTTGTATTGTGCTCAGTATAGACCACCTTTAGTAACTAAGTAGTTTCAACAAAGCATCTCTTTATGAAAAGAAAGGTATCCCTGGAAATTATGGTGTTGCTCCTCCCAGAACTAAATTATGCCTATGCTcatgagaaaatataaatatataatatatacatattaaactcATTGCACATATGTACATGTTTTTAGGACCAGAGGCCTTTGCAGATGAAGATTTAGATGAAAGAGAGGTCCGGGGAATTGGTAAATTTTTGCACTcagcaaaaaaatttggaaaaggtAAGGTTCTCTCCATTACATCCGCTCTTAAAGGAGCAGGAGAGGTTAAACCATTagtaggtgccaaatgttaggtacccacCAGTGATCATAATCACTTACCTAATACCCATGGGTACCTCtgagtgagcaccatggagcaattctGTTCCTGCTGAGTTAGCATGAGCATACTAAAGATGTCTGGCTCTGTTCTGCCCTTGCCTGCCACAGGTGATTTCATAGAGGAAAGGCCAAGGAAGTAGGACTTAAACTTAAAGCAGGACTGGAGACTGAGGTGGGAGGGAAAGTGTAAGTTGAGAGGGAGGTTATGTAAAAATTGGGAGAGTTGGTAAGCAAGAATGGAGAGAGACCAAATGAGGGGGGAGGGAGACCAGAGAGGGGGCTAGACAGAGCGGACACCAAGAAACAGGGAGTCCACCATAAGACTGTGTCAGTGCCAGGCCTTGGGCAAATTGTGCCCAAGGCAGTTCCAGACTCTTATCACCTGCTCCTGCCCACCCCTCCCCATCTGCAGTGAGTTTTGGAACAGCACCAGAGCAATATCTGGTGAAATGGGAAGGAGCTAGAATCATCCTGTCAGCCAGCACGGACGGACACAGAAAGCAGCATACCTGCAACGCTCCACAGTCCACTCGTCACCCCTTTGATCATTACTCCTCCCCCTCCCCAAGGAATTTCCCCGCTCTAACAAGAAGGGGAGGGGGATCGGAGCAGACAGGGATGGGCAGGGGGAGCGCCCTGTGCTGTGTGTAAGGTAAAATCTGAGTCTGCGAGTCAGACAGGAAGGGGGAAGCGTGTAGGGAGAGCTGCAGGAAGAGATCAGCGGTGGAAGTGATGTTCTATATAAATGGCGCGTTCTGGCGCAAGAACGCgcggtttataaggatataatttacagtctggtcatttccctatgggaccagactgtaaattatatctatattttatttataaatttagatatatataaaaaaaattctgtttttctcttttcctaGCTTTTGTGGGAGAAATAATGAATTCAAAACGAGATGCAGAAGCAGTAGGTAATTATGCTTTTGGTTTCCCTTCTGGGGTCAAAGTTTAGCAGACAGTTTGTAGCCTCAGGAGACTGTACCACTCTCAAATAAATCTAGCCTTATTCAGAAAAAACACAGAAGGTAAATCACAGCATTTCATTTTGTATTGTGCTCAGTATAGACCACCTTTAGTAACTAAGTAGTTTCAACAAAGCATCTCTTTCTGAAAAGAAAGGTATCCCTGGAAATTATGGTGTTGCTCCTCCCAGAACTAAATTATGCCTATGCTcatgagaaaatataaatatataatatatacatattaaactcATTGCACATATGTACATGTTTTTAGGACCAGAGGCCTTTGCAGATGAAGATTTCGATGAAAGAGAGGTCCGGGGAATTGGTAAATTTTTGCACTcagcaaaaaaatttggaaaaggtAAGGTTCTCTCCATTACATCCACTCTTAAAGGAGCAGGAGAGGTTAAACCATTagtaggtgccaaatgttaggtacccacCAGTGATCATAATCCCTTACCTAATACCCATGGGTACCTCtgagtgagcaccatggagcaattctGTTCCTGCTGAGTTAGCATGAGCAGTAGGAAAAAAACCTAAACTTTAAGCAAAAAATAGACTTTTCTTAATTTACTGCACAATCACAGGCCATGGGGCCATTGAAGAAGTTGAAGAAGCTGATCACAAGTACACTGGGTCAGTGCAGTGTTCTGCTAACAGGatcaccagcctggggtatcagttaagtgattataattactgtgggtgcctaacatttggcaggaATGcaacctttccttcacctttaaaccaTTCAAAATGACAAATGCAACAACATCTGAAAGTATACCTACAACATTAACTACAGTTACACATGTAGTCTACCAGGAACATTTGCTGGGATGCTCCAGTTGAGCTTTTCCTGTCTGCCTTAATTTTTGACCAAAGAATGCACATATTTCTTGAGCATAGAAAATAGCACCAATTTTCCTAAAGAAACCACCACTTAATTGAATAGGACCATAATTCCTTTCAGTGATGATATTTCTGTCCTAAAGTAGGAAATTAACCAAGAGATTGTACACATCAATAATTTGGTCCAAGGGCCAAGATGGTGGATTGCTTTACTTGCTGGCGGGAAACTAGGGACTTCATGAAGCCCACTGTTTGTAAAAATAGCCCCTCATTTCTTTCTCTTTGCCTCTTTCACAATTGCCTTACAATTTTAATCTTTAGTATTTTATGTGACCACTTATATAGATTGTGTCCAACATAATGCAAATAAGACTACACACAATTTTTAATGGTATGGCAGAGTTATGTTTACATGTAGGGcccatttattatactgtgtatcaTGCTGTGTTAAAATTAGAACCTTTTGAGGACAAAACTGGACTTTTGTATACACATATAAAAAAGTAATGTACATAACAAATGGAGTGCTGGTCATAATCACAGgttggatatatagtgaataaagtacccctattgtaaaatatacgtATAtaaaagtcacagaggagttccatgaccatataaaaacacgaggttaaaggccaagtgctttcatacaggtcatggaactcagaggtaacttctaatatccttatattttccaaaaagggatactttatttatgatAATACATAAGTTTTATGACATtactattcaccgtttataactgatgacattactatTCACCCTTtcataattgatgacatcactagtcaccgtttataaggagataatttacaagatattcatgacttctgtgtattttatctatctatatatctatatgtgtatatatatatatatatatatatatatatatatatatatatatatatatatatatatatatatatatacaaaagccatgaatatcttgtaaattatatccttataaacggtgagttttgatgtcatcagttataaatggtgagttctgatgtcatttctgttacatgactatctgaaatttgtgtattataaataaagtacccccagttgcaaaatatgaggatattagaagttaccttggagttccataacctgtataaaaacactcggcctttggcctcgtgtttttatatggtcatgaaactcctcggtaacttataatatccttatattttacaagaggggttactctattcactatatatatatatatatagtggataatgtaccccctgctgtaatttataaagatattatgtcacctcggagttatgtgaccatataaaagcacgaggccgaaggccgagtgcttttatacaggtcacataactccgaggtgattactaatatctttacaaattacagcagggggtacattatgcattataatctacagtttgtgGGTGCAGTGTTTTGATTAATAAAGATGTCTGGCTCTGTTCTGCCCTTGCCTGCCACAGGTGATTTCATAGAGGAAAGGCCAAGGAAGTAGGACTTAAACTTAAAGCATGACTGGAGACTGAGGTGGGAGGGAAAGTGTAAGTTGAGAGGGAGGTTATGTAAAAATTGGGAGAGTTGGTAAGCAAGAATGGAGAGAGACCAAATGAGGGGGGAGGGAGTCCAGAGAGGGGGCTAGACAGAGCGGACACCAAGAAACAGGGAGTCCACCATAAGACCGTGTCAGTGCCAGGCCTTGGGCAAATTGTGCCCAAGGCAGTGCCAGACTCTTATC is a window from the Xenopus laevis strain J_2021 chromosome 6L, Xenopus_laevis_v10.1, whole genome shotgun sequence genome containing:
- the magainins.L gene encoding magainins isoform X1: MFKGLFICSLIAVICANALPQPEASADEDMDEREVRGIGKFLHSAGKFGKAFVGEIMKSKRDAEAVGPEAFADEDLDEREVRGIGKFLHSAKKFGKAFVGEIMNSKRDAEAVGPEAFADEDLDEREVRGIGKFLHSAKKFGKAFVGEIMNSKRDAEAVGPEAFADEDLDEREVRGIGKFLHSAKKFGKAFVGEIMNSKRDAEAVGPEAFADEDFDEREVRGIGKFLHSAKKFGKAFVGEIMNSKRDAEAVDDRRWVE
- the magainins.L gene encoding magainins preproprotein translates to MFKGLFICSLIAVICANALPQPEASADEDMDEREVRGIGKFLHSAGKFGKAFVGEIMKSKRDAEAVGPEAFADEDLDEREVRGIGKFLHSAKKFGKAFVGEIMNSKRDAEAVGPEAFADEDLDEREVRGIGKFLHSAKKFGKAFVGEIMNSKRDAEAVGPEAFADEDLDEREVRGIGKFLHSAKKFGKAFVGEIMNSKRDAEAVGPEAFADEDFDEREVRGIGKFLHSAKKFGKAFVGEIMNSKRDAEAVGPEAFADEDLDEREVRGIGKFLHSAKKFGKAFVGEIMNSKRDAEAVDDRRWVE
- the magainins.L gene encoding magainins isoform X2, translated to MFKGLFICSLIAVICANALPQPEASADEDMDEREVRGIGKFLHSAGKFGKAFVGEIMNSKRDAEAVGPEAFADEDLDEREVRGIGKFLHSAKKFGKAFVGEIMNSKRDAEAVGPEAFADEDLDEREVRGIGKFLHSAKKFGKAFVGEIMNSKRDAEAVGPEAFADEDFDEREVRGIGKFLHSAKKFGKAFVGEIMNSKRDAEAVGPEAFADEDLDEREVRGIGKFLHSAKKFGKAFVGEIMNSKRDAEAVDDRRWVE